The following nucleotide sequence is from Halorussus caseinilyticus.
CTGGAGGATTCGCTGTGGGTCGCGCTGGAGCGCGTTGCCGAGGTGGAAGCCGAGTACCGACTTGTTCTCGAACAGGAGTCGCGTGGTCTCGACCTCACCGGGTTCGCCGCTGGCCGCGCCGTAGGCCACGACGCGCCCGAAGTGCGAGAGGGCGTCGAGGCTCCGCGCGAACGTCTCGCCGCCCACGCCGTCGAGGACCAAATCGACGCCTCCGCCGTCGGTAACGGCGTCGATTTCCTCCGCGAAGTCCGCCGCCTCGTAGTTGATGGGGTGGTCACAGCCGAGGCGTTCGGCGAGTTCGAGTTTCGCGTCGGTGCTGGCGGTGCCGAACACCTCCGCGCCCGCGGCGCTGGCGAGTTGGACCGCGGCAGTGCCGACCCCGCCCGCCGCGGCGTGGACGAGGACGCGCTCGCCTTCCTCCAAGCCGCCCCACTCGTGGAGGACGGCGTGGGCGGTCAGGAACTGGACCGGGAACCCGGCGGCCTCCGCGAACGACATTCCCTCGGGCACCTCGAACAGCGAGTCGGCACCTGCGAGCGCGTACTCGGCGTAGGCACCCCGGCCGGTCATCCCGACCACGCGGTCCCCGACTTCGCGCTCGACACCCTCGCCCACGGCGTCTACGGTCCCCGCGGCCTCCATCCCCGGCACGTAGACCGGTTCGGGACCGCCGACGTAGTGGCCCCGGCGTTGCATGATGTCGGCGAAGTTGACGCCCGCGGCCTCGACTTCGATGCGGACCTCGCCTGCCGCCGGTTCCGGTTTCTCGGCGTCGGTCACTGCCAGTACGTCGCTGTCGCCGAACTCCCGAACTTCGACTGTTCGCATGGATACGGGTTCGTGCCCGACGCGGATAAACTTCCATGCCGTGGTCAGTTTTTCCGGGTCTCGACGAACGCGGGCGCTCGGCCGACCAACCGACGGGGTGGGATGAAGGGACCGCCCGCTCGCGGCCGAAGGCCCGTGGTCGGCTCTGCGGGCACTATTCGAGCGAGCAAAGCGAGCGAGAATATCCCGCAGAGCGACCGCGAGCGGGCGGGGGCTTTCTGGGCGTTCATCACGACGGTTCCTGCGGTCGCGGTGAGTGTACGAAGCGAGCGGGCGGGACTTTCGAAACATCCCTCACGACAGTTTTGGATGCGACCCGACGAACGCATCACTTCCCGAGTCGTCCCCCGCCGAGGTAGAGGCGGTCGGGCGCGGGCCGACCCTCCGAGAACGACTCGCGGTACTCCATCAGTTGCCAGAGGACACCCGTCGGGTTCCCCGGCGAGACGAACGCCTCGCTCCAGTCGTCGTAGTCGGTCCGGTCCACGACGCGAATCTCCTCGGACTTCAGCACCGCGATGGCGGCGTCGATGTCGGCGACTTCCAGCGTGACGTGGTGGAGTCCGGGACCGTTCGCCGCGAGGAAGTCGGTCAGGAAGGAGTCCTCGCCCGCGACGGGTTCGATGAGTTCGACCCGCGAGGCGTCCCCGAGCAGGTAGTACGCCCACCGGAACGCGCCGGTGGGGTCCTCCTCGTGGGCGAGTTTCTCGGCCCCGAGAAGATTTAGGAGGGGTTCGGCGTCGTCTACGGAGTGGACAGCGATGCCCACGTGGTCTACGCGGATTTCCGGTGGTTCGGGACTTTCTGTGGGGTCTGTCATGGGTTCCGTGTGTGACTTCGGACGAGATAGGTGTTGGGTGAGTTTTGGTAGTATTTTGCTTTCGGATAATCTTATATTTGTTTTAGCAATATATTTCTTTGGTAGGCTAGTTTAGAGCAGTCTCTAGTGGCAAGATGATGAGTGCGAACCGCAGAATCGTCGCTGTGAACGTTTCTCGAAGCCCCCGCCCGCTCGCGGTCGCTCTGCGGGATATTCTCGCTCACTGCGTTCGCTCGAATAGGGCCCGCAGAGCCGACCACAGGCCTTCGGCCGCGAGCGGGCGGCCCCTTCATCCCACCCCGTCGGTTGCTTCGCCGAGCGCGTCCTGTCGGTTCCTTCGCCGGGCGTGTCCCGGTGGAAAGTCGCCCCGAGCGTTTGCCGTGGTAAGTCCCAGCGAGCGCACGCCGGGCGGCGGCCCGCGGGCCGCCGCCCGGCCGAACCCGCCGAAAGTTCAGTTCTCGGGTGCGAGCGCGTCGATGGTCGCTTCGAGTTCGTCCTGCTCTGCGCCGCGGGGGAACGACACCGCCACGCGGTCCACGCCGTCGATTTCCACGAACTTTTCGAGGTCCTCGCGGGCCTCCTCGGGGGTGCCGACCGCGCCGAGGTCCTTCAGGAGTTCGTCGTCGATTGCTTTGAGCGCGGCGTCTTGGTCGCCGTTGCCCCACGCCGTGGCGACTTCCTCGGCGGTGTCCTCGTAGCCCTGCCGCGAGAGGGCTTCCCGGTAGAAGGTCCCCATCGCGCCGACGTAGAACGCGAGGTGCTGGCGCGCGAGGGTCCGGGCGCGTTCGCCGTCCTCGGACACCGCGCAGGTCAGCGAGAGCGTGACTCGCACGTCGTCGGGGTCCCGGTCGCCCAACTCGGCACCGCGCCGCAGGTCTTCGAGGCGGTCCCGAATCCCGTCGGGCGTGAGCATCAGGGCGTGCCACCCGTCGGCGAAGCGCCCCGCCAACTCG
It contains:
- a CDS encoding quinone oxidoreductase family protein, encoding MRTVEVREFGDSDVLAVTDAEKPEPAAGEVRIEVEAAGVNFADIMQRRGHYVGGPEPVYVPGMEAAGTVDAVGEGVEREVGDRVVGMTGRGAYAEYALAGADSLFEVPEGMSFAEAAGFPVQFLTAHAVLHEWGGLEEGERVLVHAAAGGVGTAAVQLASAAGAEVFGTASTDAKLELAERLGCDHPINYEAADFAEEIDAVTDGGGVDLVLDGVGGETFARSLDALSHFGRVVAYGAASGEPGEVETTRLLFENKSVLGFHLGNALQRDPQRILQSVPELEAMLADGDLEVVVGQRFDLEDAADAHAAIENRETTGKVVLEP
- a CDS encoding VOC family protein, translated to MTDPTESPEPPEIRVDHVGIAVHSVDDAEPLLNLLGAEKLAHEEDPTGAFRWAYYLLGDASRVELIEPVAGEDSFLTDFLAANGPGLHHVTLEVADIDAAIAVLKSEEIRVVDRTDYDDWSEAFVSPGNPTGVLWQLMEYRESFSEGRPAPDRLYLGGGRLGK